Proteins encoded in a region of the Marinococcus sp. PL1-022 genome:
- a CDS encoding HAD family hydrolase, whose translation MKTLIFDLDDTLLWDKKSITEALRATAFDAEIRTGVKAHLLMETVKRTAPELYKKLSVYDFTKTIGINAFEGLWGNFDDIEHRRFQEMSRLISSYQKETWTRALAAHGVHQPEAGEWLKDRFIMHRRHLPYVYADTFEVLHTLKNNYQLLMLTNGSPSLQRLKLSLTPALVPFFDHIIISGEFGVGKPDPSIFTHALHLAGAAPEDTLMVGDNMNTDIAGAKNTGINSAWINHDGSVPAHEFRAEHELTALGDLLHLLR comes from the coding sequence ATCACTGAAGCGCTGCGGGCCACGGCCTTCGATGCTGAAATACGTACTGGTGTAAAGGCACACCTGCTCATGGAAACCGTGAAGCGGACGGCCCCCGAGTTGTATAAAAAACTCTCTGTATATGATTTCACTAAAACGATAGGCATTAACGCATTCGAAGGCCTCTGGGGAAACTTTGACGATATTGAACACCGGCGCTTCCAGGAAATGAGCCGGCTTATTTCCTCCTACCAAAAAGAAACCTGGACACGTGCGCTTGCAGCCCATGGCGTTCACCAGCCGGAAGCAGGGGAATGGCTGAAAGACCGTTTTATTATGCATCGGCGTCATCTTCCATACGTATACGCTGATACGTTTGAAGTCCTTCACACACTAAAGAACAATTACCAGCTGCTGATGCTCACAAACGGCTCTCCAAGTCTGCAGCGGCTGAAGCTGTCACTCACCCCGGCCCTTGTACCTTTTTTTGACCATATTATTATCAGTGGCGAATTCGGTGTGGGCAAACCTGATCCTTCCATCTTTACTCATGCGCTGCATCTCGCAGGCGCCGCTCCTGAAGATACGCTGATGGTCGGCGACAACATGAACACCGATATTGCCGGGGCAAAAAATACCGGGATCAACAGCGCCTGGATTAACCATGATGGGAGCGTCCCGGCCCATGAATTCCGGGCAGAGCATGAACTGACAGCCCTCGGGGATCTGCTGCACCTGCTTCGCTGA